A region of Vitis riparia cultivar Riparia Gloire de Montpellier isolate 1030 chromosome 1, EGFV_Vit.rip_1.0, whole genome shotgun sequence DNA encodes the following proteins:
- the LOC117915298 gene encoding transcription factor bHLH168-like: protein MEEESIRESIPRKGSSSKLDRRALERNRRLHMKDLFSKLASLIIPTSRCKSKLLDSCMDTQCPSHVLVSEVITHVKQLQERVETLKQRKQILEATEETAGSSGSSSPVITVKDLGFILEACVICGLKKKLMLHQVINVLVEEAAEVIAVSHSTVGGRIFYTIYFQAVSSRIGIEISRVHQRLKELIL, encoded by the exons ATGGAGGAAGAGAGCATAAGAGAAAGTATCCCCCGGAAAGGTAGCTCATCCAAACTTGATCGAAGGGCTCTGGAAAGAAATCGAAGATTGCACATGAAAGATCTCTTTTCCAAGCTTGCTTCCCTGATTATTCCTACCTCACGCTGCAAATCCAAG TTACTGGATTCATGCATGGATACGCAGTGCCCATCTCATGTGTTGGTGAGTGAAGTCATCACTCATGTAAAGCAATTGCAAGAAAGGGTAGAGACGCTGAAGCAAAGGAAGCAGATACTTGAAGCTACAGAAGAGACTGCAGGTAGCAGTGGCTCAAGTTCGCCGGTGATCACAGTAAAAGACTTGGGTTTTATTTTGGAGGCATGTGTGATTTGTGGGTTAAAAAAGAAGCTCATGCTGCATCAAGTAATCAATGTTCTGGTGGAAGAAGCAGCTGAAGTTATCGCTGTTAGCCACTCCACTGTAGGGGGTAGGATATTCtatacaatttattttcag GCGGTTAGTTCTAGAATTGGCATAGAAATTTCAAGGGTGCATCAAAGATTGAAGGAACTGATTTTGTGA
- the LOC117915289 gene encoding replication protein A 70 kDa DNA-binding subunit B-like encodes MKYDSECKGASMASIGSDISPSSKAGVRSMYYNRVSLSHVTSNPSLVKTSIRAYISFIKPDQTMWYRACKTCNKKVTDAIGSGYWCEGCQKNDDECSLRYIMVVKDSDANGEAWLSLFNEQAERIFGCSADELNKLKSQEGEENLFQQKLKEAIWVPHLFRISVAQHEYMNEKRQRITARAVVPVDYAAESKLLLEEISRMKTSQ; translated from the exons ATGAA GTATGATTCTGAATGTAAAGGAGCTTCAATGGCTTCTATTGGGTCTGATATCAGTCCTTCATCTAAGGCTGGAGTGAGGTCCATGTACTATAACAGGGTTTCCCTTTCTCATGTAACCAGCAACCCATCTTTGGTGAAGACAAG CATCAGAGCATACATAAGCTTCATCAAGCCTGATCAAACAATGTGGTACCGGGCTTGTAAGACATGCAACAAGAAAGTCACAGATGCTATTGGATCTGGGTATTGGTGTGAAGGATGCCAAAAGAATGATGATGAGTGCAGTCTAAG GTACATAATGGTAGTGAAAGATTCAGATGCTAATGGTGAAGCATGGCTTTCTCTGTTCAATGAACAAGCAGAGAGAATATTTGGGTGCTCTGCTGATGAGCTTAATAAGCTGAAATCACAG GAGGGAGAAGAGAACCTATTCCAACAGAAATTGAAGGAAGCTATTTGGGTCCCTCATCTTTTCCGGATTAGTGTTGCACAACATGAGTACATGAACGAGAAAAGGCAGAGGATAACAGCCAGGGCTGTTGTTCCAGTTGATTATGCAGCTGAATCCAAATTACTGTTAGAGGAGATATCAAGGATGAAGACTTCACAATAG
- the LOC117910928 gene encoding uncharacterized protein LOC117910928 isoform X1 — translation MGDLFQSLLEPCHISSSQEDLLRNCPFTRQSDDGSGDDSPGSGGVPVESSGIIMLSLPESTNDETTPQDEFQTPPEEVQPASSAEQRAPAFDRQNEVWVDDDKEGSVAADVSCTDGAATVELGKDSDLGFSGPTSAVKVVAVSNVDGVGASEVSESGVEKCRVLLRGSQEASGEPPSKKPKIYEENSGNLNINSVSPGNCNTISPQNNQGNEIMLIEDTPVKKKPCFPESEFEDTGGVSGLGEDPMKTDSDVDVTKREGVENGKSNGDVSEGDILQSIVGRDTIRKNIEDLEKFKYIIRSVRNGPPLPPLLSEVPQERRELPLSICGPVEDAARDSVTGNRQQVTVVDVLKILCGECDWNPAETEETDILEIAKRRGMTFPRPRWWPPSDSEDV, via the exons ATGGGAGATCTCTTTCAATCCCTCCTTGAACCCTGCCATATCTCATCTTCCCAAGAAGACCTCCTCCGAAATTGCCCCTTCACCCGTCAATCCGACGACGGTTCCGGTGACGATTCTCCAGGCTCGGGCGGAGTTCCGGTGGAATCTTCCGGAATCATAATGCTCTCGTTGCCGGAGAGTACGAATGACGAAACCACACCCCAGGATGAGTTCCAGACCCCGCCGGAAGAGGTTCAGCCGGCCAGCTCCGCAGAACAGAGAGCTCCAGCCTTCGATCGACAAAATGAAGTTTGGGTTGATGATGATAAGGAAGGCAGCGTGGCCGCAGATGTTAGTTGTACGGACGGAGCTGCAACGGTTGAACTAGGTAAGGACTCGGACCTAGGTTTTTCAGGGCCGACTTCGGCAGTGAAAGTTGTCGCTGTTTCAAATGTTGACGGAGTTGGTGCTAGTGAGGTTTCTGAGTCTGGGGTGGAGAAATGTAGGGTTTTGCTGAGAGGATCGCAGGAGGCTTCAGGTGAGCCTCcatccaaaaaacctaaaatttatgAGGAAAATTCAG GGAATTTGAATATTAACAGTGTCAGTCCCGGCAATTGTAACACTATATCTCCCCAAAACAATCAGGGTAATGAAATAATGTTGATTGAAGACACTCCGGTGAAGAAGAAGCCATGTTTTCCAGAATCGGAGTTTGAAGATACTGGTGGAGTCTCAGGGCTGGGAGAGGACCCTATGAAGACGGATTCAGATGTTGATGTTACCAAGAGGGAAGGTGTAGAGAATGGTAAGAGCAATGGGGATGTTTCTGAAGGTGATATACTGCAAAGCattgttgggagagatacaaTTAGGAAGAACATAGAGGATCTTGAAAAGTTCAAATATATCATTCGAAGTGTTCGTAATGGTCCTCCCCTTCCACCCCTGTTGTCTGAAGTTCCTCAAGAGCGACGTGAATTGCCATTATCAATTTGTGGGCCAGTGGAAGATGCAGCAAGGGACTCAGTCACTGGAAATCGGCAACAGGTTACAGTGGTGGATGTCTTGAAAATACTATGTGGAGAATGTGATTGGAATCCTGCAGAGACTGAAGAGACTGATATATTGGAGATTGCCAAGAGACGCGGTATGACTTTCCCTCGGCCTAGGTGGTGGCCACCCAGTGACAGTGAAGATGTATAG
- the LOC117910928 gene encoding uncharacterized protein LOC117910928 isoform X2, whose amino-acid sequence MGDLFQSLLEPCHISSSQEDLLRNCPFTRQSDDGSGDDSPGSGGVPVESSGIIMLSLPESTNDETTPQDEFQTPPEEVQPASSAEQRAPAFDRQNEVWVDDDKEGSVAADVSCTDGAATVELGKDSDLGFSGPTSAVKVVAVSNVDGVGASEVSESGVEKCRVLLRGSQEASGNLNINSVSPGNCNTISPQNNQGNEIMLIEDTPVKKKPCFPESEFEDTGGVSGLGEDPMKTDSDVDVTKREGVENGKSNGDVSEGDILQSIVGRDTIRKNIEDLEKFKYIIRSVRNGPPLPPLLSEVPQERRELPLSICGPVEDAARDSVTGNRQQVTVVDVLKILCGECDWNPAETEETDILEIAKRRGMTFPRPRWWPPSDSEDV is encoded by the exons ATGGGAGATCTCTTTCAATCCCTCCTTGAACCCTGCCATATCTCATCTTCCCAAGAAGACCTCCTCCGAAATTGCCCCTTCACCCGTCAATCCGACGACGGTTCCGGTGACGATTCTCCAGGCTCGGGCGGAGTTCCGGTGGAATCTTCCGGAATCATAATGCTCTCGTTGCCGGAGAGTACGAATGACGAAACCACACCCCAGGATGAGTTCCAGACCCCGCCGGAAGAGGTTCAGCCGGCCAGCTCCGCAGAACAGAGAGCTCCAGCCTTCGATCGACAAAATGAAGTTTGGGTTGATGATGATAAGGAAGGCAGCGTGGCCGCAGATGTTAGTTGTACGGACGGAGCTGCAACGGTTGAACTAGGTAAGGACTCGGACCTAGGTTTTTCAGGGCCGACTTCGGCAGTGAAAGTTGTCGCTGTTTCAAATGTTGACGGAGTTGGTGCTAGTGAGGTTTCTGAGTCTGGGGTGGAGAAATGTAGGGTTTTGCTGAGAGGATCGCAGGAGGCTTCAG GGAATTTGAATATTAACAGTGTCAGTCCCGGCAATTGTAACACTATATCTCCCCAAAACAATCAGGGTAATGAAATAATGTTGATTGAAGACACTCCGGTGAAGAAGAAGCCATGTTTTCCAGAATCGGAGTTTGAAGATACTGGTGGAGTCTCAGGGCTGGGAGAGGACCCTATGAAGACGGATTCAGATGTTGATGTTACCAAGAGGGAAGGTGTAGAGAATGGTAAGAGCAATGGGGATGTTTCTGAAGGTGATATACTGCAAAGCattgttgggagagatacaaTTAGGAAGAACATAGAGGATCTTGAAAAGTTCAAATATATCATTCGAAGTGTTCGTAATGGTCCTCCCCTTCCACCCCTGTTGTCTGAAGTTCCTCAAGAGCGACGTGAATTGCCATTATCAATTTGTGGGCCAGTGGAAGATGCAGCAAGGGACTCAGTCACTGGAAATCGGCAACAGGTTACAGTGGTGGATGTCTTGAAAATACTATGTGGAGAATGTGATTGGAATCCTGCAGAGACTGAAGAGACTGATATATTGGAGATTGCCAAGAGACGCGGTATGACTTTCCCTCGGCCTAGGTGGTGGCCACCCAGTGACAGTGAAGATGTATAG
- the LOC117924590 gene encoding histone-lysine N-methyltransferase, H3 lysine-9 specific SUVH8-like — MGVVENMQHKELLRAVPIVNVGYSEGRSERRSLENGDCSVVTTRYKRRKVSAIRDFPPGCGPLARRMPKEAFVCVGSSEKLEGGGKSEDALEVDGVNVPGTAVESKSPKELANSILTEMPDASNELHSEVEKTVMSSDLANGIELMHNEPEKTESLMSDARDFEPIKSLEQEASQILKDFHEVEEMPPPGSVKVSSPPNGPMNAPSVLEKTVTKKYPPRRKISAIRDFPPFCGRNAPRLSEEECLKAPAPSKGAPAPSKGAPAPSKGAPAPSKGTPAPSKGKTVGQEESGVKEKPLTEPVSIDGKQMGEDVQDRDVLKEKLRANVSKNSRDKVQDEFKGSANKELKKQVTLVISSEVKMEVEVKREQSIGSPRENNLPRPDQNSQIVEKANEVLEGKVGKEIVIYSKDENIKRKVTSLSGRVNKVPAGDELSQERVTVLCLMAAQNCPWRRQGKGGLNLDSGMSGSKGKKDGSAGLEKSKSIVRAKTDRAEKSGGKSIKRKSSPMRKAENLGMGQLVVKDEEESIEHYEEQGDFHVGQRLLDFNVSLPPFGPSSSSGKVEACDSTVTRNKVRETLRLFQAIFRKLLQEEEAKTKQGGNPVRRVDYLASRILKDKGKHVNTGKQIIGPVPGVEVGDEFQYRVELGIIGLHRPTQGGIDYRKHGGKILATSIVASGGYADDLDNSDVLIYSGQGGNLIGGDKQPEDQKLERGNLALKNSIDAKNLVRVIRGFKETKAPEYMDSRAKVVTTYIYDGLYLVEKYWQEIGPHGKLVFKFQLNRIPGQPELAWKEVKNSKKFKVREGLCVDDISMGKEPIPIFAVNTIDDEKPPPFNYITSMIYPDWCHRLPPNGCDCSNGCSDSEKCSCAVKNGGEIPYNYNGAIVEAKPLVYECGPSCKCSRSCHNRVSQHGIKFQLEIFKTVSRGWGVRSLTSIPSGSFICEYIGELLEDKEAEQRTGNDEYLFDIGHNYNEILWDGISTLMPDAQSSSCEVVEDAGFTIDAAQYGNVGRFINHSCSPNLYAQNVLYDHDNKRIPHIMLFAAENIPPLQELTYHYNYTIDQVRDSNGNIKKKSCYCGSDECTGRMY; from the coding sequence ATGGGGGTTGTGGAGAATATGCAGCACAAGGAGCTGTTAAGAGCTGTTCCTATTGTTAATGTTGGTTATTCTGAAGGAAGGTCAGAAAGAAGATCTCTGGAAAATGGTGACTGTTCTGTTGTTACAACCAGGTATAAGCGGCGGAAGGTTTCTGCTATCCGTGATTTTCCTCCTGGGTGTGGACCTTTGGCCCGACGAATGCCAAAAGAAGCCTTCGTTTGTGTTGGTAGTAGTGAGAAATTGGAAGGTGGGGGAAAGAGTGAAGATGCTTTGGAGGTTGATGGTGTAAACGTTCCTGGAACTGCAGTTGAGTCAAAATCTCCTAAAGAGTTAGCAAATTCGATTCTAACAGAAATGCCTGATGCATCCAATGAGTTGCATTCTGAGGTTGAAAAGACAGTGATGTCTTCTGATTTGGCAAATGGGATTGAATTGATGCATAATGAGCCTGAGAAAACAGAATCACTGATGTCTGATGCGAGAGATTTTGAACCAATAAAATCTTTAGAGCAGGAGGCCTCTCAAATATTGAAGGATTTTCATGAAGTGGAAGAGATGCCTCCACCAGGAAGTGTGAAAGTATCATCGCCGCCTAATGGGCCTATGAATGCTCCTAGTGTTTTGGAGAAGactgtaacaaaaaaatatccaCCTCGGAGAAAAATTTCTGCCATTCGAGACTTCCCTCCATTCTGTGGAAGAAATGCTCCACGTCTTAGTGAGGAAGAGTGCCTGAAAGCTCCTGCTCCTTCTAAAGGTGCTCCTGCCCCTTCTAAAGGGGCTCCTGCTCCTTCTAAAGGTGCTCCTGCCCCTTCTAAAGGGACTCCTGCTCCTTCTAAAGGCAAGACTGTGGGTCAGGAGGAGTCTGGTGTGAAAGAAAAGCCACTGACAGAGCCAGTAAGTATTGATGGGAAACAAATGGGAGAGGATGTTCAAGATAGAGATGTGCTGAAAGAAAAATTGAGAGCAaatgtttctaaaaattctaGGGACAAAGTTCAAGATGAATTTAAAGGATCAGCTAATAAAGAATTGAAGAAGCAAGTTACACTAGTCATTTCTTCTGAGGTCAAGATGGAAGTTGAAGTTAAAAGGGAACAGAGCATTGGGTCTCCACGGGAGAACAATCTTCCTAGACCAGATCAGAATTCCCAGATCGTTGAGAAAGCAAATGAAGTTTTGGAAGGGAAGGTGGGAAAGGAGATTGTGATTTATTcgaaggatgaaaatatcaagaggaaggtcacaagtttatCAGGTAGAGTAAATAAAGTCCCAGCAGGTGACGAGCTTTCACAGGAGAGGGTGACTGTGCTTTGTCTGATGGCTGCACAAAATTGTCCTTGGAGGAGGCAGGGAAAGGGTGGACTGAACCTGGATAGTGGTATGAGCGGAagtaaaggaaagaaagatgGTTCAGCTGGGCTAGAAAAATCTAAATCTATAGTCAGAGCCAAGACTGACAGAGCAGAAAAGTCTGGAGGAAAATCTATAAAGAGGAAATCGTCTCCTATGAGAAAGGCTGAAAATCTGGGCATGGGTCAACTGGTTGTTAAGGATGAGGAGGAATCTATTGAGCATTATGAAGAACAGGGAGATTTTCATGTGGGTCAGAGACTGCTTGATTTTAATGTGAGTCTTCCTCCATTTGGTCCCAGCAGTTCAAGTGGTAAAGTTGAGGCTTGTGATTCAACTGTTACCCGAAACAAAGTTAGGGAGACTTTACGTCTGTTTCAGGCTATCTTTAGAAAGCTCTTGCAGGAAGAAGAAGCAAAGACAAAGCAAGGGGGAAATCCAGTCAGGAGGGTTGACTATCTAGCATCACGCATTCTTAAGGATAAAGGGAAACATGTTAACACAGGAAAACAAATAATCGGGCCTGTGCCAGGGGTAGAAGTTGGTGACGAGTTTCAATACAGGGTGGAGCTTGGAATTATTGGCCTTCATCGCCCAACTCAGGGTGGTATAGATTATAGAAAGCATGGTGGAAAAATCCTTGCTACAAGCATAGTAGCTTCTGGAGGTTATGCTGATGATTTAGACAACTCAGATGTTTTAATATATTCCGGTCAAGGAGGAAATTTGATAGGTGGGGATAAGCAACCTGAAGATCAAAAGCTTGAACGAGGAAACCTTGCACTCAAGAATAGTATAGATGCAAAAAATCTGGTAAGAGTAATCCGAGGGTTTAAAGAGACCAAAGCCCCAGAATATATGGATTCAAGAGCTAAGGTAGTTACAACATACATCTATGATGGGCTGTACTTGGTGGAGAAATACTGGCAGGAAATAGGGCCTCATGGTAAGCTAGTGTTTAAGTTCCAGTTGAACAGAATTCCAGGTCAACCAGAGCTTGCTTGGAAAGAAGTGAAGAactccaaaaaatttaaagtacGGGAGGGTCTTTGTGTAGATGATATTTCTATGGGGAAAGAGCCAATTCCCATTTTTGCTGTGAACACCATAGACGATGAGAAACCTCCACCATTTAATTACATAACCAGCATGATATATCCTGACTGGTGCCACCGTCTTCCTCCAAATGGTTGTGATTGTAGCAATGGGTGCTCAGATTCTGAGAAATGTTCTTGTGCAGTCAAGAATGGAGGAGAGATTCCTTACAACTATAATGGAGCTATTGTTGAAGCAAAGCCTTTAGTCTATGAATGTGGTCCTTCTTGCAAATGTTCTCGTTCTTGCCATAACAGAGTCAGTCAGCATGGTATCAAATTTCAGcttgaaattttcaaaactgtATCCAGGGGGTGGGGGGTCAGATCTCTGACTTCCATCCCTTCTGGAAGTTTTATATGTGAGTATATAGGAGAGCTCCTTGAAGACAAGGAAGCTGAACAGAGAACTGGCAATgatgaatatttgtttgatattGGGCACAACTACAATGAAATTCTTTGGGATGGAATTTCGACTCTCATGCCTGATGCACAATCGAGTTCTTGTGAAGTTGTGGAGGATGCTGGCTTCACCATTGATGCAGCACAATATGGAAATGTTGGGAGGTTCATCAACCATAGTTGTTCCCCTAACCTTTATGCCCAAAATGTCCTTTATGATCATGACAACAAGAGGATTCCTCATATCATGCTCTTTGCTGCTGAAAACATTCCTCCCCTACAGGAGCTGACTTACCATTACAATTATACAATAGATCAGGTTCGTGATTCGAATGGAAATATCAAGAAGAAGAGTTGCTATTGTGGTTCGGATGAGTGCACTGGCAGGATGTATTGA